The Pelecanus crispus isolate bPelCri1 chromosome 7, bPelCri1.pri, whole genome shotgun sequence genome includes a window with the following:
- the LOC142593893 gene encoding epidermal differentiation-specific protein-like, producing MNRITVYERANFEGLSREFTCDVPDLHELDFGDCIASLKVVGQPWIAYTDPKYEGEPHAFEEGEYPSVGRPNSFSSLRLVHHDLGDPQITLYERPNFQGACKVVTEETNLAYGYFNDRVASHVVQRGVWLLYQHPGRGGWHCLAWPGERLADYKPELNFQARLSHLRPLQPGQPLVSARLLWEQKQVEAEREVLVDEIEGVNETESEQVLAASSSREYSTTVWQSFHFSNATSLKAGLSFTLIVEASNIFTVQKGRSQSSTRRERVEVQLPAKIPPHTVLSIQVLRKEVTLSIPVLLTITQNEAVRTEMGEYRSVSGTNISARYSLKPLPAAGRQQAVTGGMETVPGTRTEL from the coding sequence ATGAACCGGATCACGGTGTACGAGCGTGCCAACTTTGAGGGGCTGAGCCGGGAGTTCACCTGCGACGTGCCCGACCTGCACGAGCTGGATTTTGGGGACTGCATCGCCTCTCTGAAGGTGGTGGGGCAGCCCTGGATTGCCTACACGGACCCCAAGTACGAGGGGGAGCCGCACGCCTTTGAGGAGGGCGAGTACCCCTCCGTGGGGCGGCCCAACAGCTTCTCGTCGCTGCGCCTTGTGCACCATGACCTGGGGGACCCCCAGATCACCCTCTACGAGCGCCCCAACTTCCAAGGCGCCTGCAAGGTGGTGACGGAGGAGACCAACTTGGCGTATGGGTACTTCAACGACCGGGTGGCCTCCCATGTGGTGCAGCGGGGTGTTTGGCTGCTCTACCAGCACCCCGGCCGGGGCGGTTGGCACTGCCTGGCATGGCCTGGCGAGCGTCTCGCTGACTACAAACCCGAGCTGAACTTTCAGGCTCGGTTGTCCCACCTGCGCCCGCTGCAGCCCGGGCAGCCCCTGGTCTCGGCGCGTCTCCTCTGGGAGCAGAAGCAGGTGGAGGCGGAgcgggaggtgctggtggatgaGATCGAGGGGGTGAATGAGACGGAGTCGGAGCAGGTGCTGGCGGCCAGCAGCAGCCGGGAGTACAGCACCACGGTCTGGCAGAGCTTCCACTTCAGCAATGCCACCAGCCTCAAAGCTGGGCTCTCCTTCACGCTGATCGTGGAAGCCTCCAACATCTTCACGGTGCAGAAAGGGCGCAGCCAATCCAGCACCCGCCGGGAACGCGTGGAGGTGCAGCTGCCAGCTAAGATCCCCCCGCACACGGTGCTCAGCATCCAGGTCTTGCGGAAGGAGGTGACGCTCTCCATCCCGGTCCTGCTCACCATCACCCAGAACGAAGCCGTCCGTACGGAGATGGGCGAGTACCGCAGCGTCTCAGGTACCAACATCAGTGCCCGCTACAGCTTGAAGCCTCTgccggctgcaggcaggcagcaggcagtcACTGGTGGGATGGAGACGGTGCCTGGCACCAGGACGGAGCTATAG
- the QARS1 gene encoding glutamine--tRNA ligase, whose amino-acid sequence MAAAEAEEALGLFTGIGLSEAKARETLRNGALSELLRRAVLQARSVLGPALDKGTGTLLYNTASRLKDPTHLGFLVGYIVRREIVTDLQLSAALEYLRSHPLELQDAVDFERACGVGVCVTPEQIEEAVEAVISEHRAELLAERYHFNMGMLMGEVRSRLRWADGKTIKNEVDLQVLHLLGPKTEADLEKKPKAAKARPALAEKQKAAVVENSEVGTETRSLLEQLRGEALKFHKPGENYKTEGYVVTPNTMALLKEHLAITGGQVRTRFPPEPNGILHIGHAKAINFNFGYAKANGGVCYLRYDDTNPEKEEEKYFTAIREMVEWLGYQPHAVTHASDYFDQLYTWALELIRRGQAYVCHQKVEEIKGHNPPPSPWRDRPVEESLLLFEDMRKGKFEEGEATLRMKLVMEDGKMDPVAYRIKFTPHHRTGDKWCIYPTYDYTHCLCDSIEHITHSLCTKEFQARRSSYFWLCNALDVYCPVQWEYGRLNLLYTVVSKRKIIRLVETGAVRDWDDPRLFTLTALRRRGFPPEAINNFCARVGVTVAQATMEPHLLEACVREVLNEKAPRAMAVLEPLKVTITNFPTPKALEVLVPNFPADESRGFHKVPFQPTIYIEETDFREEADKGYKRLAPGQPVGLRHAGYIIAIQNVIKDACGHVIELEVTCTKSDMAEKPKAFIHWVSEPLACEVRLYERLFLHKNPEDPSEVPGGFLSDVNPDSLRVVHNALVDSSVLSARPFDKFQFERLGYFSVDPDSKEGKMVFNRTVTLKEDPGKA is encoded by the exons atggcggcggcggaggcAGAAGAGGCGCTGGGGCTCTTCACCGGCATCGGCCTCAGCGAGGCCAAAGCGCGTGAGACGCTGCGCAACGGGGCGCTCAGCGAGCTGCTCCGCCGGGCCGTGCTGCAG gcTCGGAGCGTGCTGGGGCCGGCCCTGGACAAAGGCACCGGGACGCTACTGTACAACACGGCCTCCCGCCTCAAGGACCCGACGCACCTCGGCTTCCTCGTCGGCTACATCGTCCGCAGGGAGATCGTCACCGACCTGCAGCTCAGCG CCGCCCTGGAGTACCTGAGGAGCCACCCCCTGGAGCTCCAGGATGCGGTGGACTTTGAGCGGGCCTGCGGCGTGGGGGTGTGCGTCACCCCCGAGCAGATCGAGGAGGCG gTGGAGGCCGTGATCAGCGAGCAccgggcagagctgctggcggAGCGCTACCACTTCAACATGGGGATGCTGATGG GGGAGGTGCGGAGCCGGCTGCGGTGGGCGGACGGGAAGACCATCAAGAATGAGGTGGACCTGCAG GTGCTGCATTTGCTGGGGCCAAAGACAGAAGCTGACctggaaaagaaaccaaag GCTGCAAAGGCCCGGCCAGCCCTGGCGGagaagcagaaggcagctgtggTGGAGAACA GTGAGGTGGGCACGGAGACGCGGTcactgctggagcagctgcgGGGAGAAGCCCTCAAGTTTCACAAGCCGG GAGAGAACTACAAGACGGAGGGCTACGTGGTGACACCCAACACTATGGCTCTGCTGAAGGAGCATCTGGCAATCACGGGTGGGCAG GTGCGGACACGATTCCCTCCTGAGCCCAATGGGATCCTGCACATCGGCCACGCCAAGGCTATCAACTTCAACTTTGGCTACGCCAAG GCCAACGGTGGCGTGTGCTACCTGCGCTACGACGACACCAACCccgagaaggaggaggagaagtaCTTCACAGCCATTCGGGAGATGGTGGAGTGGCTGG GCTACCAGCCCCATGCAGTGACCCACGCATCAGATTACTTTGACCAGCTCTACACCTGGGCCCTGGAGCTCATCCGCAG GGGCCAGGCATACGTCTGCCATCAGAAGGTCGAAGAGATCAAGGGGCACAATCCACCACCCTCGCCGTGGCGGGACCGGCCCGTGGAGGAGTCGCTCCTGCTCTTTGAG GACATGCGAAAGGGCAAGTTTGAGGAGGGGGAGGCCACACTGCGGATGAAGCTGGTGATGGAGGATGGGAAGATGGACCCCGTTGCCTACCGCATCAAGTTCACTCCACACCACCGCACCGGGGACAAGTG GTGCATCTACCCCACCTATGACTACACACACTGCCTCTGCGACTCCATCGAGCACATCACACATTCCCTCTGCACCAAGGAGTTCCAGGCCAG GCGCTCCTCCTACTTCTGGCTGTGCAACGCACTGGATGTCTACTGCCCTGTGCAGTGGGAGTACGGGCGCCTGAACCTGCTCTACACCGTCGTCTCCAAGAGGAAGATCATTCGGCTGGTGGAGACGGGTGCTGTGAG GGACTGGGATGACCCGCGGCTCTTCACACTGACAGCTCTGCGCCGGCGAGGCTTCCCCCCCGAGGCCATCAACAACTTCTGTGCCCGG GTCGGTGTGACAGTGGCTCAGGCGACGATGGAGCCACATCTGCTGGAGGCGTGTGTGCGGGAGGTGCTGAACGAGAAGGCCCCCCGTGCCATGGCCGTCCTGGAGCCCCTCAAGGTCACTATCACCAACTTCCCCACCCCAAAG gcaCTCGAGGTCCTTGTGCCCAACTTCCCAGCTGATGAGAGCCGGGGTTTTCACAAAGTGCCCTTCCAGCCCACCATCTACATTGAGGAGACGGACTTCAGGGAG GAGGCAGACAAGGGCTACAAGCGCCTGGCCCCCGGGCAGCCGGTGGGGCTGCGCCACGCTGGCTACATCATCGCCATCCAGAACGTCATCAAG GATGCCTGCGGGCACGTGATCGAGCTGGAGGTGACCTGCACCAAGTCAGACATGGCGGAGAAGCCCAAAGCCTTCATCCACTGGGTGTCGGAGCCGCTGGCGTGTGAAGTGCGGCTCTACGAGCGGCT GTTTTTGCACAAAAATCCTGAGGACCCGTCGGAGGTGCCTGGCGGCTTTCTGAGTGACGTTAATCCT GACTCCCTGCGCGTGGTCCACAACGCCCTGGTCGACAGCTCCGTCCTCTCCGCCCGTCCCTTTGACAAGTTCCAGTTTGAGCGGCTGGGCTACTTCTCGGTGGACCCTGATAGCAAGGAGGGGAAG aTGGTGTTCAACCGGACGGTGACGCTGAAGGAGGACCCCGGCAAGGCCTGA
- the QRICH1 gene encoding transcriptional regulator QRICH1: MNNSLENTISFEEYIRVKARTIPQHRMKEFLDSLASKGPEALQEFQQTATTTMVYQQGGNCIYTDSTEVAGSLLELACPVTTSVQQQTQPEQQIQVQQPQQVQVQVQVQQSPQQVSAQQLSPQLTVHQASEQPIQVQVQIQGQAQQQASQTIQSQSLQSPSPSQLQAAQIQVQHVQTAQQIQAAEIQEEHIQHQQIQAQLVAGQAITGGQQIQIQTVGALSPPPSQQGSPREGERRISTASVLQPVKKRKVDMPITVSYAISGQPVATVLAIPQGQQQSYVSLRPDLLTVDSAHLYSATGTITSPTGETWTIPVYSAQPRGDLQQQNITHIAIPQEAYNAVHVSGSPTTLATVKLEDDKDKMVGSTSVVKNSHEEVVQTLANSLFPAQFMNGNIHIPVAVQAVAGTYQNTAQTVHIWDPQQQQQQPTPQEQGQQQQQLQVTCSAQTVQVAEVEPQPQPQTSPELLIPNSLKPEEGLEVWKSWAQTKNAELEKEAQNRLAPIGRRQLLRFQEDLISSAVAELNYGLCLMTREARNGDGEPYDPDVLYYIFLCIQKYLFENGRVDDIFSDLYYIRFTEWLHEVLKDVQPRVSPLGYVLSSHVTEEMLWECKQLGAHSPSTLLTTLMFFNTKYFLLKTVDQHMKLAFSKVLRQTKKNPSNPKDKSTSIRYLKAFGIHQTGQKVTDDMYAEQTENPENPLRCPIKLYDFYLFKCPQSVKGRNDTFYLTPEPVVAPNSPIWYSIQPISREQMEQMLTRILVIREIQEAIAVANASTMH, translated from the exons ATGAATAATTCTCTGGAGAACACCATTTCCTTTGAAGAATACATCCGTGTGAAGGCGCGAACGATCCCCCAGCACAGGATGAAGGAGTTTCTGGACTCCCTTGCTTCCAAGGGGCCAGAAGCTCTGCAGGAGTTTCAGCAGACAGCCACCACCACAATGGTGTATCAGCAGGGTGGCAACTGCATTTACACGGACAGCACAGAGGTGGCTGGGTCTTTGCTTGAACTTGCTTGTCCTGTGACAACCAGTGTCCAGCAGCAAACTCAGCCAGAGCAGCAAATACAGGTTCAGCAACCCCAGCAAGTCCAG GTTCAGGTCCAGGTCCAGCAGTCACCACAGCAGGTCTCCGCCCAGCAGCTCTCTCCGCAGCTCACTGTCCATCAGGCTTCAGAGCAACCAATACAGGTTCAAGTGCAGATCCAAGGCCAGGCGCAGCAGCAGGCATCCCAGACAATACAGAGTCAATCTCTTCAGAGCCCCAGCCCAtctcagctgcaggcagctcaaATCCAAGTGCAGCATGTGCAGACTGCCCAACAGATCCAGGCTGCGGAGATACAGGAGGAACACATACAACACCAGCAGATCCAGGCCCAGCTTGTGGCAGGACAGGCCATTACTGGTGGCCAGCAGATACAGATCCAAACAGTTGGGGCACTGTCACCTCCACCTTCTCAACAAGGCTCTCCACGAGAGGGAGAGCGGCGGATCAGCACTGCTAGTGTCCTTCAGCCGGTGAAGAAACGTAAAGTGGATATGCCTATTACCGTATCATATGCTATTTCAGGGCAGCCAGTTGCCACAGTGCTGGCCATTCCTCAGGGCCAGCAGCAAAGTTACGTCTCTTTAAGGCCAGACTTGTTAACAGTGGACAGTGCCCACCTGTACAGTGCCACTGGGACCATTACTAGCCCCACTGGAGAGACCTGGACCATCCCTGTTTACTCTGCTCAACCACGTGGTGACCTTCAGCAGCAAAACATAACCCACATCGCCATCCCTCAGGAGGCCTACAATGCCGTCCACGTCAGTGGCTCGCCAACGACACTGGCTACCGTGAAGCTGGAAGACGACAAGGATAAGATGGTGGGAAGTACTTCAGTAGTGAAGAACTCTCACGAGGAAGTGGTGCAGACTCTTGCTAATTCGCTCTTTCCAGCACAGTTTATGAATGGCAACATCCACATTCCAGTGGCAGTGCAGGCTGTGGCAGGGACGTACCAGAACACAGCACAGACAGTGCACATATGGGACCcgcagcagcaacagcagcagcccacACCCCaagagcaggggcagcagcagcagcagctacaaGTCACTTGCTCA gCTCAAACTGTTCAGGTTGCTGAAGTTGaaccacagccacagccacagACTTCACCTGAACTTCTAATTCCAAACTCTCTGAAGCCAGAAGAAGGGCTTGAAGTGTGGAAAAGCTGGGCACAGACCAAGaatgcagagctggaaaaagaagCCCAAAATAGGCTAGCACCTATTGGAA ggCGTCAGCTGCTGAGGTTCCAGGAAGATCTCATCTCTTCAGCTGTGGCTGAGCTGAATTATGGTCTATGCTTAATGACACGAGAGGCTCGAAATGGTGATGGTGAACCCTATGATCCAGATGTGCTCTACTATATCTTCCTGTGTATTCAGAAG TATCTCTTTGAAAATGGCCGAGTAGATGACATCTTCTCAGATCTCTACTATATTCGGTTCACTGAATGGCTGCATGAAGTTCTCAAGGACGTACAGCCCCGCGTTTCCCCTCTTG GTTATGTCCTCTCCAGTCATGTAACAGAAGAGATGCTGTGGGAGTGTAAGCAGCTAGGAGCTCACTCCCCTTCCACCTTGCTCACTACTCTGatgttttttaatacaaa ATACTTCCTGTTGAAAACAGTAGACCAGCACATGAAGCTGGCCTTCTCCAAGGTGTTGAGGCAGACCAAGAAGAACCCTTCTAATCCCAAGGATAAAAGCACGAGTATCCGCTATCTGAAGGCTTTTGGCATACACCAGACGGGACAGAAAG TTACAGATGACATGTATGCAGAGCAGACTGAGAATCCGGAGAACCCCCTGAGGTGTCCGATAAAGCTGTATGACTTCTACCTCTTCAAATG CCCCCAGAGTGTGAAAGGCCGGAATGACACGTTTTACTTGACACCGGAGCCAGTGGTGGCCCCCAACAGCCCTATCTGGTATTCCATCCAGCCGATCAGCAGAGAGCAGATGGAGCAGATGCTCACCCGGATCCTGGTGATACGAGAGATTCAGGAAGCTATTGCCGTGGCTAATGCCAGCACCATGCACTAA